The window gggtacaacaatgaGATAGCCGATTATGTCTATTGCGGTTTgaggagatatgtccaggtttgactttaattagatgcacgcggatttcaataagcgtcacaaagtgtccccttgctcttcaagccaacttcaacatcacttgtgtctcagaatacagacaatttatgtcacaaagtgtcccccaaatgctgctctttgagtgaagattaactgctgcatttacctaaagctaaaaataacgctaacctttacccttaccttattgttgaaaataggtagccagtgcttagacttaaagggacactttgtgttggatgtcaaaattgggcgtgcatctaattagggtcaaacctggacataagtgagttTGAGCGCCCCAAGGTTCAAGCGTCCCTGGTTTGTGCGCCCCACATCTTGGTTCTAGCGCCCCGCACATACGTAAAGTAAAATATTGAAACtaactagcctgcgtagctggcgggattCGCGAGCGAGTGATTTTTTGCGACAGAGCCGCCATTTTTTCCCTCGCGTCTCGCGAACGGTGAAGCCGCGAATGAAATTTCAACTCGACTCCTCACCAATCtcctcgcggcttcgccgctcgtgtTCACGGCTTCGCCACCGAAACAAAAGCACTCGCGCACCCGAAATTTCGCCCGCTACGCAGGCTACCACTCTATTTTATATCTTAAAGGAGTCAAACAAACAACGTCAATAGTCACCTCAATTTATTTTAGTctcaaaactatttttttatttacaatgcTCAATAAATAGTTTAATGAAAAtgactttgaattttcaagttttgccTGTTAGAGTGTCCGCAAAACAAACTTTACACTCTATATTACTTCCTTCCTATCTACATACACAATTTATATAAaatgattttgatttttaattttcaagtttttcctATTATCTACATTATTACCGTACACGCAGTGATTTcctctttgttttatttttcttgtttttgctttttatttggCATATCGCATTGTCACTCTTAAAAAAAGACTAACAAAAAAGTACTATGCTCGCAGGGTAGCAATGTATCTACCTAGCGCTGGCGCACTGTAGGGTCGTTCATGAAGGAGATGGCCTTCAGCAGCTGGTCGACTGACTTCTCGCCGTCGGAGTACTGACCCCATAGATTGAAGATTTTCTTCTGATGGTTGCGGTATTTGTTTCGCTGGATTCTGCTCAGTTTCTGGTCGGCCACGAGCTGCATTTGTAGTTCCACTAGCTGAGCCTCCATACGCGGGGCCTCGATCAACTGATAAAAGGGGATATCAGATCTGCCACTCGCACGGCGATTCAGGGCGTTATGCCACCCCTCAACATCATTATTGGTTCTTACGGGCTGGCCATATACGCTCCAGTTCTCTGGGGGGAACGTGGTACTGTAGACCCAGTTGGCCTGGATGAATTCCACGAGTGCTTTCAGGGGCTCTGTAGTTGCTTCCAAACGCAGTCGCTGGAAAACGCGGGGAATCTTCTCGTGAGGGATGAAGGGGAGGGCCATCAATTGCCTGATGTAGCTGTAGGTCCCCTTGTCGCCGACGTATGCGCTCGCCAAACCAAGCGCTTCAACCTACAAGACAACTGTTGTCTTAGTTAGTGACTTGTTATTTATTACATTAATCCTCCTCTTTGTCCCTTTTCTAGTTTGCTGACTGGTTTGTCTCAGCGGTGATCTTCGTTGCTTACCTTACGCCGTACTTCCTGTGTCCAGTGGAAAACACACCCCATCACGTCAACATGCGGAAACCTGGTTTTCACTGCCGCCTACAGCGCACGCTCGAAGTCCATCACGACCTTTTTTCACGGAAAACATGTTCAGGAGCTCGAGAACCTTGCGGATAACCTGGAAAGATATACAATAAAAAGGCtttagtttatttttctttgtatgaGGATCTCATAACAAACctgcaaaacaaaactaaacCAAAGTTAGTATGCATTAGAATCCGTGTATTTATGCGTCTATTCTATTACAGTACCTTCTTATAGTCCTTTTCTCTCCGGCTTGACATCAACACGAAGATCAAGGGGACCTGCTTTACACAATCGTCCTGGCGTATGAAGGCGTTTATGGTAGGCAACTGCTTGAAGGGGTTCTTGACGAGCTTGAAGGTGCCGTCGATGTATCACGTGGAGGCGCGGCCCAGGGTCTCCAACTGCTTGTCAGTAGCAAAGATCAGGTGCCTGCTTGTGTTGGTCTCCACGTCAGTCCGCAGAAAGTTTTCTGGCAAAGCGTCACCTTCTAGTTCAGACTCAATACTCGTCAGATCTTTTAGCCTCTTACTCTGGCGGAACCGATTGGCtgttctagccagatactctgGTTTGCTAAGGGCGGGGCATGGTGCTGTCGTCGATACTTCTTCTAGTAATACCtgttgcaaaagaaaaaataacgagaTACAGCTAAGTATACAGTTCCTACTTTAATTATAAATCCCTAGCTTTGAAGTCGTGTATACCTCCTGCACAACTGCTGACGCCGCTTTTTGGTCAGTCACTCCACTGAACGATTGATCCACGCCTTCATATCCACGTATTGATAGTTGTAACAGCCTGTTTTGTGGCTTGCCTGTTGCCGAGATCGAAAAACTACAACGTGTACAGAATGCAGCTGCTAGGCTGGTGACTGGATCAAAGCGAACAGAACATATTACGCCCACACTACGAAATCTCCACTGGTTACCCGTTGAACAAAGAATATAGTTTAAGACCGCTCTTCTTGTCTACAAAGCACTCAATTGAATGTCTCCCAGCTACATAAAAGAACTTATTGTCAGATATACTCCTGCCCGTAGACTGCGATCATGCAATAAAGGCCTTCTTAAGATCCCAAAATCAAGAACATCCAGTTTTGGTGATCGAATGTTCAGTGCTGCAGCCCCAAgattatggaacagtcttcctgaCAATATAAGACTTAACAACAGTTCCATTGATGActttaaaagaagtttaaaaacttatctttttaaattagctttttgaTTTCCATATTCGtatattttttagatttttatctttatgttttaacctgtctttgtaaaaagcattgagacttGCGTGACatgcgtttttaagaaataaagtattattattattattattattattattatatacgtTCTCCAGAGCCTTCCGTTTAACTGTGCTGACTACTTTGGCTGCCATAGCACCGACGCCGTTAGCTCAAGGAAACATTACTACGCAATTTTCATTCGCGACCCACGCCGATGTATAGTTTCGTCGCTTACAATGATATGGACGCCGTATAAATTAAGGTCGAGCGAAAAATATGATTTACACAAACACACATAAACGTTTACTTATTGAATTCATTTAATCATATGTTTAGTGGGGCGCATAAACTAGCACCACGGGGCGCTGGAACCGAGATGTGGGGCGCTCAGACTTGGGGCGCTAGAACTGCGAGGATtatagcctcacttgatttcatatcagcagttcatatatgatacatttcatatatcattttatcgttgattcattcctcacgggaacattagaacttAATAtcacttaattttaattttttttgtaatgtacACCTTGTTTTGAATTTGTTAATTGTGCTGGTTATATACGCCAATGGTTTTCACAGCAGCCATGTCGGTACACAGAACAAtaggaaaaaagtcttttgggaatttgactctattatgaTGCAAAACACGAGCCCTAGttagctattgttttgtgcaccaatatgACCATCTCATCATGcgattgaaaaccatctgtaGCCTGCACTTTACAACTTTGTAGAACACTGACAAGAAGCTAATTCCTCTGGTAACTCTTGTGCACCTTTTGGGCACTCCAATCAAACTTCCTATGTGCTTTGATCTCCTCAAGTACTGCAATATTTTATTGCATTCAATTTGACCATAGTTAACAGAaaggactggtttggaagctcggcaaacatcaaaggagcaaacaaagatgccaagatttaggttggaaagtccacgaccgtgcacaatcttttgttttgcgctcataaagtatgcatgaattacgtaaccaacacgtttctactggttagttcctcagtacggagtaaacaactattgtgttttgtgcacggtcgaggccaaaaaagagaacaaaaacctacaacaaagaaagttgttggGTTTCATAGCCATTcccgtctattaactatgatctgACCAATTTCATTTGTTATGTTAGGAAGAGTCATATTTACCACAAAACCATTTATGAAAGGAGATTTTCCTTCCTGAGTATAAAGGGGAACTAATCTCACATAAGGATAGAGAAACAAGAGAAGAATTATATGATCCATCTCTCGGAAGTTTCCTTTATTACTTTAGGGATGGTACAAGCTGTTATTAGTAAGTTTATCCAAAAGActgaattattaataaattgTGTATTTCAATCTGtaattttccaaaaataataataataaatgaatgaatttcTTAAATTGCACTTCCTCTCCTACATGTACATTACCCTCTCATGCCATAAAATTTACTACAGACAGCTGTATTGGTATCATGAAGGAATGCTTGGAAgaaatatagattacttcatggttggtcagtgcgtacgatttttattcacgagttgtgaaggatcgcgtaaacgaacgagtgagcgtagcgaatgagtgagtttaacgatccgtcacaacgagtgagtaataaaaatcgtacaagcgagccaatcatgaagtaatttgtttattatataagtacagagatcataaagttaacgaggtatttaaagtgttaatcgagaggctatcaaaccaccgactGTGAACAGAAGTCCTAaccaaatagcaaaatatttttgaaataaaagaaatcttaaccttccatacctcgcttgagcacttttaaaactttttaagatcttctgaagtatttttgtggaaaaaactaagcaataaaagatcaaaaactttgaaaaccatacatcagtctgccgccatgtttacaaatctgtgcacagcccacccgcgccaaagttcaacatcatattagccaatcaaaaggctgatacgacaatttttcactagtgaaaataacgatatagccaatcagagcgtcgatacgtcgttttttactagtgaaaaaaatcgtatgaccgaGACATAAggtcatatacatgtaaaacattGTGATGGGTGGAAAAGAGAAATGTTGTTTATATGGTGAGGTTGTATTCCCATAGTCAAAAATGAAATTGGCTGGAGCCTCCGTCTTCCATACTACAGTGTAGGCATTGGAGTCAACCTTTTTTCAGATACATTTATTGTTAAAACACTTCCCAGGGGAGATATGATCTGTTTTGTTGTCTCCCAGGGAAAGTATTCTAAAATTAAAACTTCTCCGGTAAGGGAATCAAGTAAGTAAGGGACATAGAGATTCCTACTTGCGGCTCCTGGTGTTAAGTATTCTCTCTGGGTTGTTTCTGCAATATTTCTTACTGattttattaacccattgactcctgaaccaatGGTcctccattgatgagtaaaatcgtctggcattaagtctcactcccatgGGTTAATAGGTTAAATATTCGATAATATTTGACCTTTTTCCTATATGCGGCTGGTTTTGGTGAGTTAATATGTCAATCATTTACCAAGCATCATATTTTATTATCTTTTTGGGCACGTTTTGCAGGAGTTTCATAAAGAAAGTTCATATATTCATTGGAAGGGAATGGGACACCCAAGAATGGAAGCAGAAAATTGCAGAGTGGACCGTTAAAGCAATACAATGGGATTTGATTGTGGAATTTTTGTCCTGAAGGTGGAATCTAAACCAATGTATAATGTAAGAAAATTTGAGGGCTAGTTATCTACTCATCACACTCTCCAAGGAACAATCAAATGAATACAGTCAAGCCACATCATGACATGTATGTCTTGCGTgaccagttgttttgaaatttgaaccgagtattcaaatctgcgtgccagttttgaactttgctttCGACATTCTGAATTCCTGTAGATGTTTCCTTGATATATCAAAAGTAGTTAGCTATGaactttcattttattgtaaaataaatggtgtttgaaaagtaaaaactatttcaagcgtttgacgaattattgttcagttattgtgGGCTTTTCATAGCAACTTTCAGAAAAATattcaagattccattcaaatcttgGAAGCTCCAAAGAGGAATTCGAATGTTCATTTTAGTCATGCGGATAGCTGGTAACACATGATATAGCTTGACTGTAATCAGTCAGCATtataaaattatcaaaaatcTGCACAAATTATTATCAACGTGATGTAATTGTGTttgaacttaaaaaaagaagTCTAAAATAAAGGTggagaagtgaaaaaaaaagcacatgAATGGctcaaatacatgtataaaggATTCAGGCGCTATTTCCATTGTCATTTGCAGCATGAGAGTTACTACTTACTTGAAACTTTCACAAGTGATTGTAGAACTGaacttccctgctagcagaggtctcttttttttttttgttcactgTGCTGATTTTGCTTTTGCTCATAGTTTGTGGACTATGTTGTCTTTGGCAAGGGTTTATCGTTCAGTGAAATCTTTAAGACATTGTGATTTTGAAAGACACTTTGATTGCAATCCCAATCCACTGATTTTCATACACATAAAATCTGCATAAACCATACATGTACCCTCTGGCTGTTGTGAAACTCCTTTTGCTGTCTTTGTAGGATGAAGGGCAATTGAAAGTATGACACTGAGGTAAGGTAAatcttttttgcaaacgttggccgtgtggcactcatatttcaacagaattaactattggagggtaatatGTAGTGTACTATTGGAGGATAACGGGTAATGTGCTcgtgtctgaccttgtagctcaatcggaagagcagcggtgatctaactcgaaggccgtgggtttaattcccatcctggtcagaggTTTTcgctgtccttgtgtgggcccaattccattagtagggctaacgcttacatggtttGCGTGGGTAGacaatagcacttcacatttttCCTCCAACAGTTAATTTGGAAGATAATGATGTTGACAACAGCGTAAACGGAGCTGTAAAAGAAACCTTGTCAGATGTGGATAATATTAATAGACATTTTTGGTGCGCCGGTTCCTGATTTTCATTCTCCCTACTAACCTATCTGTCAAAACATTGACAAGTATCAGATtatctatcttttttttttttttagctcacCTGAGACGGAATATTCCTTTTTCCTGTTGTTTACAGTTTAATACTAAGGATTTTTCACCCTGATGGTTTTACACATAGATTTCGACCATGCTGCACAATCTTTCAGAATGTGGGCACGTTATTGTCGTTCAGTcttctttttcaatttgctGTTGTGCTGGTTTCAtctcatcattatcatcatctctGTCTTCACGGTCGGAtttggtcaggacacactggtggtggctacgtagttattcagttatcaagtcaagcattggagcgatataaacttaaagctgagtgtttatttttaatttgttttgggctgctttttgctctgaattgcagtttttggtatgttttagatttttaattttgaatctactaaggttgcaagatgcctggacggcctatgacagaagagcagaaacgaaagaagagagaaagagaacgagaacgacaaaacgacaccagtaatagcttaaagttggtggaagaagttactccaaaattcttttcttggacactaaaccgttttttttatttctacggatgagtttttcaagtggatgcattttctaaaaaaaagtttagtcgtttttttttttttttttttgctcaggaatgaaactcgaatttttttttgttaactggaattaaataaaatttttatctgtacttttttttttggacagaaaaaatgaaactcgaatcgatctttttttaatttggtttcattttggctttttgaaagaaataatcGATGCGAgcgctttaaaatgcgagcgagcgaagacttttttttttttttttgcctaattgtttttcgatgtgcctcgacagtgacaagaaaattttgcacttatgttctacacatgtaatcgcaatgagttctcgtaaaaagtaaggagaaatatcaccagcttgtgttttcagaagtttgtttagagcacgtacaggtaatttgttggagatcttgtttgaagtttgtcctttctagccgattctggttctaagccaagctggcgttttcaatgaagtacatcaaaatgtaaatgatctcgtt of the Montipora capricornis isolate CH-2021 chromosome 7, ASM3666992v2, whole genome shotgun sequence genome contains:
- the LOC138055617 gene encoding uncharacterized protein, encoding MALPFIPHEKIPRVFQRLRLEATTEPLKALVEFIQANWVYSTTFPPENWSVYGQPVRTNNDVEGWHNALNRRASGRSDIPFYQLIEAPRMEAQLVELQMQLVADQKLSRIQRNKYRNHQKKIFNLWGQYSDGEKSVDQLLKAISFMNDPTVRQR